One window of the Candidatus Jettenia sp. genome contains the following:
- a CDS encoding SBBP repeat-containing protein codes for MNRQVRIYSCWLMSMLFLLSGVPNNSMTAYGQPVQSEKLVSDQSGRYNDTANSKGVDEATKAKIEENYGKLPLYFIQNDGQADEKVRFYERSIGHTTSFTPKGVYLSFTPASQSPLSHESTESPSLNKSTQSPFSKTFTYFSPFFKGGSRGITQGNIPQNSQGEAQTNNPYLKTETIKLIPLGANKDPLIIPEGLQEAKVNYFIGKNPEDWKTNISTYQAILYKDIYQDIDMRFYGNNRQLEYDIIVKPGANPSRVQLSYQGIEGLKVTQEGDLEIALKDGKLIQKRPYVYQEIEGKKVERKGAFKVSRLGSNVQDLKHEARNTKHFIYAFQVASYDKRYPLVIDPVLEYSTYLGGSGRDIGRGIAVDTAGNVYVTGRTDSFDFPTANALDKKGNKEGDVFITKMNAAGTNLIFSTYLGGNDGEDGGYKIAVDAARNVYIVGGTTSFYFPTFNAFDESYNGGGDIFVAKINAAGTSLIYSTYLGGSGGEWSSGMAIDASGNVYITGEVQSGDFPTVNAFDESFGPGHEAFVTKMNADGKSLIYSTYLGASGTLGRGIAADAFGNAYVTGHTYDGFPLVNALDETNFGGEAFVTKINTDGSNLIYSTYLGGSSGDDGTGIAVDADGNAYITGRTSSSDFPTANALDGSHNGFGDAFVTKINAAGTSLIYSTYFGGSGSENDIKIAVDADRNVYITGSTSSGDLPTVNAIDGSLSGESDIFVTKMNAAGTSLIFSTYFGGGSDYYSYDSDSVSGIAVDTVGNAYITGRTRLYDFPLVNAFDASCLELEAFITKILFVTKIPSDLQVRYTCNEGGGTMVTDSSGNGNNGTIEGATWTTGIEEGGLSFDGIDDAVSIPLINNEELSVCAWFYKNVNDTTNTDAIFGGARWNSDPQLREGFDVRFIPSAPDTLRFVLTTQDTSGVRTTKEAQAKSLNSVGSWYHVAGTYNKTTGEQKLYINSQLVSMKIHPAGNTAVPLSYSEMKVGYSKYGTGYFNGIIDDVRLYRRALSDKEVRGIYHAVTSGMQIHYAFDEGTGTIAHDASGNDNHGEIQGAVWVSGKSGNGLSFDGVNDSVSVPRMNYDDISLSAWFRKNTNDTSRSDAIFSWLRWSSDPQLREGLDVRFSPGSPDTLRYALVTMDGSGNKTTKTVKENLVNSVNTWYHVVCTYNMATGKQHLYVNGQLVDTDTHPAGNTIVPLTYYTDMRVGYSRYKTGYFNGLIDEVRLYQRALSDQEVQELYTNN; via the coding sequence ATGAACAGGCAGGTGAGGATATATAGTTGTTGGTTGATGTCCATGTTATTTCTTTTATCCGGTGTACCAAACAACTCTATGACTGCATATGGTCAACCGGTACAGTCAGAAAAGCTGGTATCGGATCAATCAGGAAGATATAATGATACTGCAAATTCAAAAGGAGTGGATGAAGCCACGAAGGCAAAGATAGAGGAGAACTATGGTAAACTACCCCTGTATTTTATCCAGAATGATGGTCAGGCAGATGAAAAGGTACGGTTCTATGAAAGAAGCATCGGACATACAACATCCTTTACACCAAAAGGGGTATATCTTTCCTTCACTCCAGCATCCCAATCTCCCCTTTCTCATGAATCCACCGAATCCCCCTCTCTTAATAAATCCACTCAATCTCCCTTTTCTAAAACATTCACATATTTTTCCCCCTTTTTTAAAGGGGGATCAAGGGGGATTACACAAGGCAATATCCCGCAAAACTCCCAGGGAGAAGCACAAACAAACAATCCCTATTTAAAGACAGAAACCATCAAACTCATTCCCCTGGGCGCCAATAAAGACCCTCTAATCATCCCCGAAGGGCTACAAGAGGCAAAGGTCAATTATTTTATCGGTAAAAACCCGGAAGACTGGAAAACAAATATTTCCACCTATCAGGCAATCCTCTATAAAGATATTTACCAGGATATCGATATGAGATTTTATGGGAATAACCGTCAACTGGAATACGACATCATCGTCAAACCCGGCGCTAACCCATCACGGGTACAGCTCTCGTATCAGGGCATAGAGGGTCTGAAGGTAACACAAGAAGGTGATTTGGAGATAGCACTGAAAGACGGTAAGCTCATCCAGAAGAGACCTTACGTGTATCAGGAGATAGAGGGAAAGAAAGTGGAGAGAAAGGGGGCGTTTAAGGTTTCTCGGTTAGGGTCTAACGTTCAAGACCTGAAACACGAAGCCCGAAACACAAAACACTTTATATATGCTTTCCAGGTTGCATCGTATGACAAACGATATCCCCTCGTTATTGACCCTGTCCTCGAATATTCCACCTATCTGGGTGGTAGTGGTCGCGATATCGGTCGTGGAATAGCAGTTGATACTGCCGGGAATGTTTATGTTACCGGACGTACAGATTCATTTGACTTTCCAACAGCCAACGCCCTTGATAAGAAGGGCAATAAGGAAGGCGATGTCTTTATAACAAAGATGAATGCAGCCGGCACGAACCTTATCTTTTCTACCTATCTGGGTGGTAATGATGGTGAAGATGGAGGTTATAAAATAGCGGTTGATGCTGCCAGGAATGTTTATATTGTAGGGGGCACAACTTCGTTTTACTTTCCAACATTCAATGCCTTTGATGAGAGTTACAATGGAGGTGGAGATATCTTTGTAGCAAAGATAAATGCAGCCGGTACGAGCCTTATCTATTCCACCTATCTGGGCGGTAGTGGTGGTGAATGGAGTTCTGGAATGGCGATTGATGCTAGTGGGAATGTTTATATTACCGGGGAAGTACAATCGGGTGACTTTCCAACAGTTAATGCCTTTGATGAGAGCTTCGGTCCAGGGCACGAGGCTTTTGTAACAAAGATGAACGCAGACGGCAAGAGCCTTATCTATTCTACCTATTTAGGCGCTAGTGGTACACTAGGTCGTGGAATTGCGGCTGATGCTTTCGGGAATGCTTATGTTACCGGACATACATATGATGGCTTTCCACTGGTCAACGCCCTTGATGAGACCAACTTTGGAGGTGAAGCCTTTGTAACAAAGATAAATACAGACGGCTCAAATCTTATCTATTCTACCTATCTGGGTGGTAGTAGTGGTGATGACGGTACTGGAATAGCGGTTGATGCTGACGGGAATGCTTATATTACCGGACGTACATCATCGAGTGACTTTCCAACGGCCAATGCCCTTGATGGGAGCCACAATGGATTTGGAGACGCTTTTGTAACAAAGATAAATGCAGCCGGTACGAGCCTTATCTATTCTACCTACTTTGGTGGTAGTGGTAGCGAAAATGATATTAAAATAGCGGTTGATGCCGACAGGAATGTTTATATTACCGGAAGTACATCATCGGGTGATCTTCCCACAGTTAATGCCATTGATGGAAGTCTCAGTGGAGAATCCGATATCTTTGTAACAAAGATGAATGCAGCCGGCACGAGCCTTATCTTTTCTACGTATTTTGGTGGTGGCAGTGATTATTATTCCTACGATAGTGACAGTGTTTCTGGGATAGCAGTTGATACCGTTGGGAATGCCTATATTACCGGAAGGACACGTTTGTATGACTTTCCCCTGGTCAATGCCTTTGATGCAAGTTGCCTTGAATTGGAAGCTTTTATAACAAAGATACTCTTTGTAACAAAAATACCCTCCGATCTGCAGGTTCGCTATACCTGCAATGAGGGCGGTGGAACGATGGTTACAGACTCCTCGGGCAATGGTAATAATGGCACAATCGAAGGCGCCACATGGACAACAGGAATAGAGGAAGGCGGGCTCAGTTTTGACGGGATTGATGATGCTGTATCTATCCCTCTGATAAATAATGAAGAGCTATCCGTCTGCGCATGGTTTTATAAAAATGTCAATGATACAACGAATACCGATGCCATATTCGGCGGGGCAAGATGGAATTCTGATCCGCAACTTCGGGAGGGGTTTGATGTACGCTTTATCCCCAGCGCCCCTGATACCTTGAGATTTGTCCTCACAACACAGGATACAAGCGGGGTGAGGACAACAAAGGAAGCCCAGGCAAAATCACTCAATTCAGTTGGTAGCTGGTACCATGTTGCAGGCACCTATAATAAAACAACAGGGGAACAGAAACTATATATAAATAGTCAACTCGTTAGTATGAAAATACATCCGGCAGGGAACACAGCCGTACCGTTATCTTATTCCGAGATGAAGGTAGGATATTCAAAATACGGGACAGGATATTTTAACGGCATCATCGATGACGTCCGTCTTTACCGGCGAGCCTTGAGCGACAAGGAAGTACGAGGCATATACCATGCCGTTACCTCAGGTATGCAAATACACTATGCCTTTGATGAAGGGACAGGAACGATTGCCCATGATGCTTCGGGTAACGACAATCATGGTGAAATCCAGGGAGCTGTTTGGGTATCGGGAAAAAGCGGCAATGGGTTGAGTTTCGATGGGGTTAATGATTCTGTATCAGTACCCCGCATGAATTATGATGATATCTCCCTGAGTGCATGGTTCAGGAAAAACACCAACGATACGAGCCGCTCCGATGCCATATTCAGCTGGCTAAGATGGAGTTCTGACCCGCAGCTCCGGGAAGGGCTTGATGTGAGGTTCAGTCCTGGTAGTCCTGATACCCTGAGGTATGCATTGGTAACCATGGACGGGAGTGGAAATAAGACAACGAAAACCGTGAAGGAGAATTTAGTCAACTCAGTGAATACCTGGTATCATGTTGTCTGTACCTACAACATGGCGACCGGGAAGCAGCATCTGTATGTAAATGGGCAGTTGGTTGATACCGATACACATCCGGCCGGAAATACGATTGTGCCATTGACCTATTATACAGATATGAGGGTAGGGTATTCACGGTACAAGACAGGATATTTCAACGGCCTTATCGATGAAGTCCGCCTTTACCAGCGAGCTCTGAGTGACCAGGAGGTACAGGAATTGTATACGAATAACTAG
- a CDS encoding APC family permease, whose translation MNYQTKQSQMHNPHLIRTMGFFDVICLGINGVVGAGIFLLPGQLFSLAGTGALWVFPLCGALCFAIALCFAEMGGMYTATGGAYLYAKDAFGPFVGFLVGSVMWFSSIIGWASVASGFGLYLEYFLPSEGRWLRSAIVTMFLVGLSTINYFGVKPGARTINFFTLGKLLSLCIFISVGLFFINGQNLASPHDSEQFSVAAILALYAYTGFEFVVVPAGEMQHPQKHIPYVLFLVLTIVTVLYVVIQIVAAGTFPSLATSDKPLADAARYFMGAIGGVIIGAGALLSIGGVNAGIALTSPRSLYALSADGFFPEIFSKIHPRYHTPYVAIIVTTVLTLVVTLTGSFRYLISASVMVSILQYIPTCLAVIILRKYRPERERSYRIPGGYCVPVFALMVCGWLIYHVELKIVAATALAMVILLPFYFKKWLWRTVLTFAHNDNERKE comes from the coding sequence ATGAATTATCAGACAAAACAATCTCAGATGCACAATCCTCATTTGATAAGGACTATGGGTTTTTTTGACGTAATTTGTCTTGGCATTAACGGTGTAGTAGGGGCTGGTATTTTTTTATTGCCGGGACAACTCTTCAGCCTGGCAGGGACCGGCGCCCTGTGGGTATTCCCCTTATGCGGGGCGCTTTGCTTCGCTATTGCCCTTTGTTTTGCAGAAATGGGAGGGATGTATACTGCAACCGGCGGGGCGTACCTTTATGCTAAGGATGCTTTTGGTCCATTTGTGGGGTTTTTGGTCGGCTCGGTAATGTGGTTCTCATCGATTATCGGATGGGCATCAGTTGCCAGCGGGTTTGGGCTTTATCTGGAATATTTTCTACCATCAGAGGGCAGGTGGTTACGGAGTGCAATTGTTACTATGTTCCTTGTAGGATTGAGTACCATTAACTATTTCGGGGTGAAACCAGGAGCAAGGACGATTAATTTTTTCACCCTGGGGAAACTTCTCTCTTTATGTATCTTTATCAGCGTGGGTTTGTTTTTTATCAATGGACAAAATTTAGCTTCGCCTCATGATAGTGAACAATTTAGTGTAGCAGCCATTCTAGCCCTGTATGCCTATACCGGGTTTGAATTTGTAGTTGTACCTGCTGGCGAGATGCAGCATCCGCAGAAACACATCCCCTACGTTTTGTTTCTTGTATTGACGATAGTCACTGTTTTATATGTTGTTATTCAGATCGTAGCCGCCGGTACATTTCCCAGCCTTGCCACATCCGACAAGCCATTGGCAGATGCTGCAAGATATTTTATGGGGGCAATAGGCGGGGTAATTATCGGGGCAGGAGCATTACTCTCTATTGGGGGCGTCAATGCCGGCATTGCCCTGACCAGCCCCCGCAGCCTTTATGCACTTTCAGCCGATGGATTTTTTCCGGAAATATTTTCCAAAATACATCCCAGGTATCACACCCCTTATGTGGCTATTATTGTTACTACCGTTTTAACGCTTGTAGTAACTCTGACAGGCAGTTTCAGATATCTCATTTCAGCAAGTGTTATGGTAAGTATTCTTCAATATATCCCAACCTGTTTGGCGGTCATTATCCTGAGAAAGTACCGGCCTGAACGGGAAAGGAGTTACAGGATACCAGGCGGATATTGTGTTCCTGTTTTTGCATTGATGGTGTGCGGATGGTTAATATATCACGTGGAACTGAAGATAGTAGCGGCTACTGCGCTAGCTATGGTCATATTATTACCTTTTTATTTTAAGAAGTGGCTGTGGAGGACTGTTTTAACTTTTGCTCATAACGATAATGAACGGAAAGAGTAA